A window of the Elusimicrobiota bacterium genome harbors these coding sequences:
- a CDS encoding xanthine dehydrogenase family protein molybdopterin-binding subunit, whose protein sequence is MDKLSFVGKSLPRKDALIKVTGRAAYADDREFAGMLYAAAVRSPRPRIKILAISDAKARGIPGYVTLVTYKDIKGVNKWPVVMQDYPFLPEKEARFAGETVALVVAQTAAAAKAAARLVEVKYRELPFIEDPLKALEKDSIKIYGKDNIISSFVIKKGAVDKAFDNAAYVVEGEFSTNYQVHAYLETQGAIAVPETDGGVTVHSSTQCPFYILDAVAAALGLPYHKVKILQTVTGGGFGGKEDVPALVASHAALCAAKTGRPVKLIYGRKEDFQSMSKRHPGWARVAYGADKKGRLTACRVKYVLDGGAYATLSPIVLWRGTVHAAGPYKIANVSIETYAAATNKVPCGAFRGFGQPQICFAQESLIDELAAKIGMDPVEFRLKNMLAPGDKTVTGQKINSSCGLKELVRTVRKRSGWDKKTQNSKLKTQNSAGIARGLGFSATYYGVGLGAKGRYLDRAGALVNIYKDSSVCVNVGNTEMGQGALTVLAQIAAETLNAPYESVRVEEVDTSKVPDSGPTVASRTTLMSGNAIIDAAGPLRERIFKTAFDLLVLKGARASGPMTAARGVFSMGGKSVTFREVTAECWNRRHKMSEQGWYAAPRTTFKMEDGQGDAYVIYSYSADAAEVEVDLKTGVTKVLKIWAAYDVGKIVNPRLATGQAQGGILQGMSWALYENLVYKNGIMVNPNFTDYVLATTADKPEYDITFLEKPYAGGPYKAKGMGEVPLIGVAPAVANAIANACGARVRSVPLLPEKVWKELKK, encoded by the coding sequence ATGGATAAACTTTCGTTTGTCGGCAAATCCCTTCCCAGGAAAGACGCGCTTATAAAAGTCACCGGCCGAGCGGCCTACGCGGACGACCGGGAATTTGCCGGCATGCTTTACGCGGCAGCCGTAAGAAGCCCGCGGCCCCGCATTAAAATACTCGCGATCTCGGACGCTAAAGCCCGCGGTATTCCCGGCTATGTGACTTTAGTTACATACAAAGATATTAAAGGCGTCAACAAATGGCCGGTGGTCATGCAGGATTACCCGTTCCTGCCGGAAAAAGAGGCGCGTTTTGCGGGGGAAACCGTGGCGCTTGTGGTGGCCCAAACCGCCGCGGCGGCTAAAGCGGCCGCGCGCCTAGTGGAAGTTAAATACCGGGAGCTGCCGTTCATAGAAGACCCGCTTAAGGCCCTTGAAAAAGATTCCATAAAAATTTACGGCAAAGATAATATTATTTCAAGTTTTGTGATAAAAAAAGGTGCCGTGGATAAGGCCTTTGATAATGCGGCTTATGTCGTGGAGGGGGAATTCTCCACCAACTATCAGGTGCACGCCTATCTGGAAACACAGGGTGCGATAGCCGTGCCCGAAACGGACGGCGGAGTTACCGTGCATAGTTCCACCCAGTGCCCCTTTTACATTCTGGACGCGGTAGCGGCGGCGCTTGGCCTGCCCTATCATAAGGTTAAAATACTACAGACCGTTACCGGCGGCGGTTTCGGAGGCAAAGAAGACGTGCCGGCGCTGGTGGCCTCTCACGCGGCCCTGTGCGCGGCTAAAACAGGCCGCCCCGTGAAGCTGATCTACGGGCGAAAAGAAGATTTTCAGTCCATGTCAAAGCGCCATCCGGGCTGGGCCCGCGTGGCTTACGGCGCCGACAAGAAAGGCCGCCTTACGGCCTGCCGGGTTAAATATGTGCTGGATGGCGGAGCTTATGCAACTCTTTCTCCTATAGTGCTCTGGCGCGGCACGGTGCACGCGGCAGGGCCCTACAAGATAGCTAATGTTTCAATCGAAACTTATGCCGCCGCCACCAATAAAGTGCCCTGCGGGGCTTTCCGCGGCTTCGGCCAGCCGCAGATCTGTTTCGCGCAGGAATCTCTTATAGACGAGCTTGCGGCTAAAATAGGCATGGACCCGGTGGAGTTCCGGCTTAAGAATATGCTCGCGCCCGGCGATAAAACCGTAACCGGGCAGAAAATCAATTCTTCCTGCGGCCTGAAAGAACTGGTGCGGACCGTAAGAAAACGCTCGGGCTGGGACAAAAAAACTCAAAATTCAAAACTTAAAACTCAAAACTCCGCGGGCATAGCCCGCGGGCTGGGGTTTTCAGCTACCTATTACGGGGTGGGGCTGGGCGCCAAGGGCCGCTACCTGGACCGGGCGGGCGCTCTGGTGAATATTTACAAGGATTCTTCAGTGTGCGTGAATGTGGGCAATACCGAAATGGGACAGGGCGCGCTTACGGTGCTTGCCCAGATAGCGGCGGAAACTTTGAACGCCCCTTATGAAAGTGTGCGCGTGGAAGAAGTGGATACTTCAAAAGTTCCGGACTCAGGCCCTACCGTGGCCAGCCGCACCACATTGATGAGCGGCAACGCCATAATAGACGCCGCCGGGCCTTTGCGGGAAAGGATCTTTAAAACAGCTTTTGATCTGTTGGTTTTAAAAGGCGCGCGTGCCTCCGGGCCAATGACCGCTGCCCGCGGCGTTTTCTCAATGGGCGGCAAAAGCGTAACTTTCAGGGAAGTTACGGCCGAATGCTGGAACCGCCGACATAAGATGAGCGAGCAGGGCTGGTATGCCGCTCCCCGCACCACTTTTAAAATGGAAGACGGTCAGGGCGATGCTTATGTGATTTATTCATATTCCGCCGATGCCGCAGAGGTCGAGGTGGACCTGAAAACAGGCGTTACCAAAGTGCTGAAGATCTGGGCCGCCTACGATGTGGGTAAAATCGTTAACCCGCGCCTGGCCACGGGGCAGGCGCAGGGAGGCATACTGCAGGGCATGAGCTGGGCGCTTTATGAGAACCTTGTATATAAGAACGGGATAATGGTAAACCCCAACTTCACGGACTATGTTCTCGCCACTACCGCCGATAAACCGGAATATGATATAACTTTCTTGGAGAAGCCCTACGCCGGAGGACCCTATAAGGCCAAGGGTATGGGAGAAGTTCCGCTTATCGGTGTTGCGCCTGCCGTGGCTAATGCCATAGCCAATGCCTGCGGAGCAAGGGTGCGCTCGGTGCCGCTGTTACCGGAGAAAGTCTGGAAAGAATTGAAAAAGTGA
- a CDS encoding XdhC/CoxI family protein, which yields MNEPKNLIKMLSEAIDGGRNIAFVTVIGVGGSTPREAGAKMLVYADGSIEGTVGGGSIEALTIRQAVECIKKGESGRFVFDLKPRGNTGMLCMGKMEVYIDVYKNPFKVLILGAGHVGVKIAEACRLAGFPYLVADDRKEFANSDRFPGALAIINELPHKAVAEADVDKDTYVVIVTRGHALDKECLAAVMPTPAPYIGMIGSADKVREIFRQLGAKKLYPLKDKRVYSPVGLNLGGKTPGEIAVSVLAEIIKLHYKRDGAHMKICK from the coding sequence ATGAATGAGCCCAAAAATCTGATTAAAATGCTTTCGGAAGCCATAGACGGCGGCAGGAACATCGCTTTTGTGACCGTGATAGGCGTGGGCGGCTCCACGCCGCGCGAAGCCGGCGCCAAAATGCTGGTATATGCCGACGGCTCAATAGAGGGCACGGTGGGCGGCGGCAGTATTGAAGCACTAACTATACGCCAGGCGGTGGAATGCATAAAGAAAGGCGAAAGCGGCAGATTTGTTTTTGACCTGAAGCCCAGGGGGAATACCGGTATGCTCTGCATGGGCAAGATGGAAGTTTACATAGACGTATACAAAAATCCTTTTAAAGTGCTGATACTTGGCGCGGGACACGTGGGAGTGAAAATCGCCGAAGCTTGCCGCCTGGCAGGCTTCCCGTACCTGGTGGCCGACGACCGCAAAGAATTCGCCAATTCCGACAGGTTCCCGGGGGCGCTCGCGATAATAAACGAATTGCCGCATAAAGCCGTGGCCGAAGCGGACGTCGATAAAGACACATATGTGGTAATTGTAACGCGCGGCCACGCTTTAGACAAAGAATGCCTTGCAGCCGTGATGCCCACCCCCGCGCCCTATATAGGTATGATAGGCAGCGCCGACAAAGTGCGCGAGATATTCCGGCAGCTCGGCGCCAAAAAACTTTATCCGCTTAAAGATAAAAGGGTGTATTCGCCGGTCGGGCTTAATCTGGGCGGTAAAACGCCGGGCGAAATAGCCGTTTCAGTGCTGGCTGAAATAATAAAGCTTCACTATAAACGTGACGGCGCACATATGAAGATTTGTAAGTAG
- a CDS encoding YdcF family protein — translation MKTTAGGKILKLLFYGFLLFAAAVLCANILVAYKTTDLTFDDVAKIKPNKTGLLLGTSHFLKGGGTNPFFYNRIEAAVELYNAGKIANIIVSGDNRTRFYNEPEEMRKELLKQGIPQDRIYLDYAGRRTLDSVVRCGEVFGQNSFTVISQKFHNQRAVFLGRLSGFDVVGYNAKGVNYFWGFKTRFREYFARVVMFTDLFFGKKPRFLGEKIDIK, via the coding sequence ATGAAAACAACCGCCGGGGGTAAAATTTTAAAACTGTTGTTTTACGGCTTTTTGCTTTTTGCCGCAGCCGTTTTATGCGCCAATATACTGGTGGCTTATAAAACAACGGATCTGACTTTTGACGATGTCGCGAAAATAAAACCCAATAAAACCGGCCTTTTGCTGGGTACCAGCCATTTTCTGAAAGGCGGCGGCACAAATCCTTTTTTTTATAACAGGATAGAGGCCGCGGTTGAATTATATAATGCGGGGAAAATTGCAAATATCATAGTCAGCGGCGACAACCGGACGCGTTTTTATAACGAGCCCGAGGAGATGAGGAAAGAACTGTTGAAACAGGGGATTCCGCAAGACAGGATATACCTGGATTACGCCGGGCGCAGAACTCTTGATTCGGTGGTAAGGTGCGGTGAAGTATTCGGCCAGAACAGTTTTACCGTGATATCGCAAAAATTTCATAATCAACGGGCGGTGTTTCTGGGGCGCTTGTCCGGGTTTGATGTGGTCGGGTATAACGCCAAAGGCGTAAATTATTTTTGGGGTTTCAAAACACGCTTCAGAGAGTATTTCGCCAGGGTCGTTATGTTCACGGATCTGTTTTTCGGAAAAAAACCGAGATTTCTGGGAGAAAAAATAGATATCAAATAA